The following are from one region of the Rhodothermales bacterium genome:
- a CDS encoding NUDIX hydrolase, which yields MSDINPTQTRYGDRAEILPPEPDAPKGNAFRVRAADGDIYYAYRFPHPAVAASVVVFDRSRGACLLIQRSFDPFKGYFAFPGGFLDVGRERIEETAARELLEEAGVTVDPAELKLVDVRSDPQRDPRDHVFDIAYFIAVDRVDASALDEASDYHWATPAELDALPLAFDHAELWKHVKAGAF from the coding sequence ATGAGTGACATCAATCCAACCCAGACCCGCTACGGCGATCGCGCGGAAATCCTGCCGCCGGAGCCGGATGCGCCAAAGGGCAACGCCTTCCGCGTCCGCGCGGCCGACGGCGACATCTACTACGCCTATCGCTTCCCGCATCCCGCCGTGGCGGCCTCGGTGGTCGTATTCGATCGATCGCGGGGCGCTTGCCTGCTCATCCAACGGAGCTTCGATCCATTCAAGGGCTATTTTGCGTTCCCGGGTGGATTTCTGGATGTCGGCCGTGAACGGATCGAAGAAACCGCCGCTCGCGAGTTGCTCGAAGAGGCCGGCGTCACCGTCGATCCCGCCGAATTGAAACTCGTCGACGTGCGCTCCGACCCCCAACGCGACCCACGCGATCATGTCTTCGACATCGCCTACTTTATTGCCGTCGACCGCGTCGATGCCAGCGCGCTGGATGAGGCCTCGGACTACCACTGGGCCACTCCCGCCGAACTCGACGCCCTCCCGCTCGCCTTCGACCACGCCGAACTGTGGAAGCATGTGAAGGCGGGGGCGTTTTGA